The nucleotide sequence ggtataccacatcgctccaattcactctattccttgccctcctttcaccctcctgcatgttcaggccccgatcacacaaaatctttttcactccatctttccacctccaatttggtctccctcttctccttgttccctccacctccgacacatatatcctcttggtcaatctttcctcactcatcctctccatgtgcccaaaccacttcaaaacaccctcttctgctctctcaaccacgctctttttatttccacacatctctcttacccttacgttactcactcgatcaaaccacctcacaccacacattgtcctcaaacatctcatttccagcacatccatcctcctgcgcacaactctatccatagcccacgcctcgcaaccatacaacattgttggaaccactattccttcaaacatacccatttttgctttccgagataatgttctcgacttccacacattcttcaaggcccccaggattttcgccccttcccccaccctatgatccacttccgcttccatggttccatccgctgccagatccactcccagatatctaaaacacttcacttcctccagtttttctccattcaaactcacctcccatttgacttgaccctcaaccctactgtacctaataaccttgctcttattcacatttactcttaactttcttcttccacacacttttccaaactcagtcaccagcttctgcagtttcatgtacacatatatatacataaatacccatacatgcacatatacaaacatacatttcagagtatacatacatatacaaacacagacatatacatatacacgcatgtacatattcatacttgctgccttcatcaattcccatcACCattctgccacacaggaaacagcatccccccctcccccctccagctaGGTAACACTATGTAAagacagaaaaaggccacatttattcactcaGTCTctgttttgtgtaatgcaccaaaaccacagctccctttccacaaccaggcctcacagacctttccatggtttaccccagacgcttcacatgccctggttcaatccagtgacagcacgtcgaccccagtacaccatattgttccaattcactctattccttgcacgcctttcactctcctgtatgttcaggctccgattgctcaaaatctctttcaatccatccttccacctccaatttggcctcccaattctccatgttccctcacctctgacacatacgtcctctttatcaatctttcctcactcattctctccatgtgtccaaatcatttcaacacaccctgttctgctctctcaacaaactctttttattaccacacatcccacttaccctttcattacttatttgatcaaaccacctcacaccacatattgtcctcaaacatttcacttccaaaacatccaacctcctccgcacgaccctatctatagcccatgcctcgcaaccatataaccacaattcctacaaacatacctatttttcctctacaagacaacgttctcgccttccatacattcttcaacactcccaaatccttttcatacatatttgccatttcccacgttagtgaggtagcgttaagaacagaggactgagcctttgagaaaatcctcacttgacccacaTCTGTGTTCCCtctttaagaaaaataaaaactggaggggaggatttccagccccctgctccctctccttttagttgccttctacttcacgcagggaatatgggagaagtattctttctcccctatccccagggataatatatatacagcatctacgcgatggctttgattagggcctcagctacctatgccatctcagctaaaaaaaaaaatattagatttgACAGTGAGGAGAGACAGATTATTtgatgtgtgagtttgaatgaagaactTGGAGCAGATTATTTAAATAagatgtgtgagtttgaatgaagaacttgaagaaagtggagtgttttagatgcctgggagtggatatgaatGAAACCATAGGAGATACGCacactaaggaatgtgtggaaagagaagtcaatgtcactgagggcaaagatgggtatgtttgctAGTAAGTAGTCCTGTCTgtggtgtatggatgtgaagcatgggcctTCAGCAAAAATGTAAAGTAGGTGaaagtgttgaaaataaaatatttgaggacaatatctgatgTGAGGCGAgtggaaggatgaaataaaaGATACTTTGAAggttaggggcctgaacatactgaagGATGTGAGGTGTAATTAGACTGATGTGGTATGCAAAGGGatatgtgcagtcaatggactgaaccaaggcatatgaagcagctgaggaAAACCACAAAAAGGTTTGCGGggtctgtttgtggataggggccGTGGATTctatgcattacacttgacaactaGGGAATGGATTGGAGGAAATGAGGCATTTTCTTcccatgttcctggtgctaccttcctaatgcgggaaaaggcaaacaagtatgagagaaaaaataCCCTACCTTTCCTCATTTAACCAGGAGTCCTCTCTACCCTTATGAAGTTCCTGCACCAATCAAgatggccacatccaccagtcaaGACCAcacatcataaagtgttgtgatgtgcatgtatctatgtgcagaaagtgcagggcaattgagtggTAAGTATTCAgagtcttctttatggtagctaTGTCATGGGCATGAAGGTCTTGGGATGTGCTGAAACAGtctttgtagtgttgtagtgatggatgatgttcaAAGCATAAGCAGGAAAGTGGGAATAGTTTTAGTCTAGGGATTGCAATTTTTGATGGTTGTAATGTCTGGTGGGATGGAGTTTAAGACTAAGGTGGGAAGATGTCTGTATAGTTCCTGTTGGGTTATTTCAGAgtgcatgtgttttgtcagtgttatatttgttgtggATAAGGGATTTGTAAGAGCAGGTTCCTGAAGTTTGAGGcaggggtaattttttttttctacttggggggttggtggttagttacagaGAGGTTAATATGGGCATTAAGTTACCCATGCTGTCTTAGCGCTTAAAAATTAGGAGATGGTTAACAACCAAAATACTGAAAAGGTTCTGCTTGGACACTGCTATTACAGTAAGAGAAAGATGCacatggtatacatacatatgtaattagGTAAGTAGAATACAGATCATCGTCTTAAAGGAAAATAGTATGAAGGGATGGCTGCAACTTATGATGGTACCACAAACATTGGTGAAGACTATGCATTGTCTACAAACCTGAGCATTGTGTGGCAAAAGTGGCTCATGGTCAGTGGGATCTCGATGCGGAGAGTGGCTTGGGGTAGTTGGACCATCCTGAGGAAACGATGCTAAAGGTTATCtttgtttgcattttttttcatatatatgagTTCACTGTTTGTTCCAGTCAAGCACTGTGTATGGTTCTATATGATTTCAGTCCGGTATAAACTTTTAGCCAACATGAATAAATGGCTTAAAGGAAAATCTTATGCTGTTGATAAATGTAAGCAAATAtttatatgtttcatattttacttaaaaatatacataaatacatcacATAAACTATAAAATCAAAATAAATGCATTATATAAACTACTTCATCTATCTTAATAATTTCACATTATATTACTTTTTAAAAAGAACAAGGCAAAGCTTGTTAGAAACAACATCTGAATAAGCTTATATATCACAGCATGATTAAATAATTTCTTCTGTTTATTccacaataatattaatatgtcTAGCTCACAACATGCAACacaattaataaataaataatctcaCATATTAAGTATATGGGACCTCTGCTACCTTCCTGGTTGATATCTAGCTTTGCATATACTGTATGATGTAGTTACTTAACATTAGAGGCAGATTCATGGGGATAATGTCTTCTTAAAATAAAGAATCAATTGTTTCTTTGCTGTTGCTAGAAAGCCACTCTACAACTGATAAAAATTTACTTTTCACGAAATCAGAAACTATAGCAATCCTATTTTGTCTTAAATTCAGGAAGAGCTTCTATTTTTTAAATTCCCTTTAAGTTGAtgttgcagtgaaataatgcttCTTTTACAGGCATGGACTGGTCAAAGAGGAAGCTAAAGATGACCAAAGTAGCTAAACACTTATATTTCTTGCACTCTAAGGATTCTGGGCACTGCTGATCATACAGTTCTTTAACAGATTATCAACTGCTTAACTTCTGAAACATGCTGAGACAGACAAGTTATACTGCTGACAGTCTGCTGCTGAAATGTCCCACTTGTCTAGTATGATGACATCTTGGTAAACCATACAAGTAACAATGTGTATTCATAATCACTCTCATCTTTTTCTTGTTATAAAGAAGTAAAACTAATGCTTGAAAAAGATTAGTAAGACTAATTAAACAGCTGCTTGTAACCTAAATTATTAACATTTGTAGGCATTTCTATGAGAATAACTAAATTACTACGGCAAATTCTGTGAGCAGGTTGATGTGCAGCCAGTCTAATTACAGATATTATATGTTGCGATTATTACCTTGTTGTTCCATGGAATAGGGGAATGCTTTTGCAAGCtaatttcattttcaaatcttgCAATGTAAAGCTGCAAAGGGGGAAAACACAGTAAGTTAAAAGCTTTCAGCAGATGCATTCAATGGGGAAACTTTTGTCAGCTGATGAGGATCAAGGAATTATCTAATTTCTTAAGTAAGTTTGCATAATAAATCTCACCTCAGAATCAGAGAAGGAGTTCATGAGATCATCTACTCGACGAGGGATCTTATTGTCTCCAGATGACCGTATGGGTGAAGTGTCCGGGAAAGGAAGGGTCTCATGCTTTGGTCTTCTTACACGATCCAGTGAATCTGAGTGTGATGATCTTGTAACATGTGTTACATATGTCACATGTTGAGGTACATTACTCCCTGGGCTGTGTGGTTCTGGAGACACTGACCGACCACGGCTGGGATATGGCGTGGAAGTGACAGGAGGTACATCACTAGAACCATCAGGAACATTAGGTCCATCTGGGTAACCTCCTGAATGGGTAGTGTGAGTGGTTGTTgttttgttgatggtgatggatatGGAACCAGGATGGCCTGGATGCCCAGGCTGAGTAGGTTCAGCAGGTCCATTTGGGATGCTtaagccaccaggaccaccagGAGAACTTATGCCACTTGGAACAATGGGGCTTCCTGGACCATTAGAACTTTCTGGTCCATGTGGTTTGCTTGGATAATGGTCATCAGCAGGGAGAAGAGGACCATCAGGGCCTCCTGGACTATGTGGGCTCTGAGGGCCatatggttcatcatgtcctggAGGCCCACCTGGATAACCCACTGAGGAAGTGTCGTGCTTAAcagtggaggaagtggagcgaGTACTGGAAGAGACTGAATGAACATTGTAATTGATAAGAGTGGAAGGTTGACCTGGCAGAGTGGGTTGACCAGTTGGACTAAGCTGACCCGGTTGAGTGGGCTGACCAGGTTGACCAGGGTGACCTTGACTGGGCTCACCAGGTAGACCTGGTTGACTTGGTTGACCAGGTTGACCAGGTAAACCAGGCTGGCTGGGTTGACTGGGCTGACTGGATTGACCTGGGTGACTTGAATGAGTGGAGGTGTGGCTTTGCTGAACAATATGAGTGTGATGAGAAGACTGAGGTGGGTGCTGAGTGGCTGGTGCCATTTGTAgggctggtggtgaggaagagataaTTCCTCCTGGGGGTGGTGGTGCCCCTTCTGGTAGTGGCTGTCCAGGCTGTATTGTGTAATGATAAGAGTAGTGGTAGATAATGGGCTGACCCTGTAGTTGTCCagaaggtgtgggtgatggagctCCCTCACTTGGTGGCACAGACTGGGGGCCAggcacatttacataattcaaagGTGGCAGTGGCTGAACTCCTGTTCCACCAGTATTTCCATAAGTATAGATGTAAGCTACACCTGGCTCTCGTGGGGACAACTGTGGTGGTGTCGCCAATGGAATTGGTTCTTTCCAGGATTGTCCTCCAGGGGATAACTGTAATAGGTGGATAATCAGCAAGTCAGATGTTTGTGAAgcatatactaaaaaaaaagttactgacATTACTGCACAAAGTTGCAGTGATGAGAAGCATCTTTGCACTGTATCATCCTACAAGAattcaaaaagatatatatcatacagtacttcctcacatttctATGGTAACATTTTATTTCACCACTGAATAAGAACATTATGCAAATGCTAAGAAAAAAATCACACTATTGACAAGCAACAAGCAGAGGTAACTTTAGCTGAAAAGGGTGAAAAGTACTAAAGTACAATAGTAAATTAATAAGGGTGGGCACAATTATGAAAAGTTGGATCCTAATCTAGCCCACAAGTATCAACTGCATGCAGTTTACAGTGAGAAGATATACAGACTCTACATTAGAAACTAGGCTTAGAGTAacttaaagaaaaagatgtttcttTAAGTAAATAATATAGTGGGTAACACATGAATATGGGCTCAGGCCCCATGCTTGGTACCAGCTGTTCTGTCAGCAACCAGGGGCCTGAATTGTGCTGGTGCCTAACAGACAGCAGTAGAGGAATCCAGACAGGATCTGCTCTTAGCTGTCACTCACGTTGGGAACGGTGCCAATGCCAGGCCAGTAAACTGCACACTGCAGCTGTGGCAGGCGGGGTGAGGATGGCCCACGCTGTAACAAGACAGTCGCCGCCTGCTGTGCATTCTGTACCAATAAGTGTAACAATCACTGCCATCAACACTAGTGGGTGTGGGCCCAAGGTATCCCCCTATCCTAACATCTGGCACACAAATGCTAAGGTTTGcaaaggtcatgtcaggtcaggaCTATGGGTGGCACTACTCAGATATTAATATCAAATAATTGGTGCAGTGAGTGTCAGATGATACTCAAATGCTAAATTTAGTCAAAGGCACTGAATATGATAATTTTAGTATTGATGAACCTAAAACGTAATTAGTTAACATGAAGGACATGAACTTGCAGTCAGTTGGTACGAAAAAACAAGAATTATGACAGCTTCTTATTCAGTAGCAATAGTTTAGTATGTGTAAAAATCTGCATCATTCACCGGAAAGTTTCTGGAAAATGTTAATAAACTGTACAACTGTATACTCATCAGAATTTTATGTGAACTCAAAGGAAGAATAATAATTGCAAAATAGCTGGCACAAACGGGACCATTCTCACAGAGCAAAACTTAGTTCCAGAAGAGAGCTACTTATCCGCTTCAAATACAATACTGCATGCACTTACAGGTACTTGGTTTCAAAATGGACTACCAATAAGTTTCAGAAGGAAATAGGGACTAACAGAACACTAAACTGTTTCTACTGAGAAAATTGAACTTTGTTAAAAGTTGTGGATGAAATCGCCATGCTTGCCCAAGGTATCACTACCAAGAGACTGGTTTCTCCTCAAAAACCTTCCACTGCTATCATTCCCTGTTGGAAATGCTCAAGACTGCTTTCATCCCTGATTGGGAACTGCTAATGCATGCCATATTTTCAAATTTCCTATCATATTCtaaattctttatcattattactattgttatacttgattgctgtttcctgtgtcagcaaggtagcgccaggaaacagatgaagaatggctcatccactcatatacatataaatatatatatttctttctatctttctttcaaactattcgccatttcccgtgttagcgaggtagtgttaagaacagaggactgggcctttgagggaatatcctcacctggcccccttctccgttccttcttttggaaaattaaaaaaaaaagtatgaaaaaatattcctTATGTAGTCCAgcatatatattgtacataagttgcaagagttttggaaagaggggcaagtatgaagtctgttgtggatgagggagcttgggaagtgagtcagttgttgttcgctgatgatacagcgctggtggctgattcatgtgagaaactgaaactgcaaaagctggtgactgagtttggtaaagtgtgtgaaagaagaaagttaagagtaaatgtgaataagtgcaaggttattaggtacagtagggttgagggtcaagtcaattggaaggtaagtttgaatggagaaaaactggaggaagtaaagtgttttagatatctgggagtggatctggcagcagatggaaccatggaagcggaagtgaatcatagggtgggggagggggcgaaaatcctgggagccttgaagaatgtgtggaagtcgagaacattatctcggaaagcaaaaatgggtatgtttgaaggaatagtggttccaacaatggtgtatggttgcgaggcgtgggctatggatagagttgtgcgcaggagggtggatgtgctggaaatgagatgtttgaggacaatgtgtggtgtgaggtggtttgatcgagtaagtaatgtaagggtaagagagatgtgtggaaataaaaagagcgtggttgagagagcagaagagggtgttttgaaatggtttgggcacatggagagaatgagtgaggaaagactgacaaagaggatatatgtgtcggaggtggagggaaggaggagaagtgggagaccaaattggaggtggaaagatggagtgaaaaagattttgtgtgattggggcctgaacatgcaggagggtgaaaggcgtgcaaggaatagagtgaattggatcgatgtggtataccggggttgacgtgctgtcagtggattgaatcagggcatgtgaagcgtctggggtaaaccatggaaagttgtgtggggcctggatgtggaaagggagcagtggtttcgggcattattgtatgacagctagagactgagtgtgaatgaatggggcctttgttgtcttttcctagtgctacctcgcacacatgaggggggagggggatggtattccatgtgtggcgaggtggcgatggaaatgaataaaggcagacagtgtgaattgtgtgcatgggtatatttgtatgtgtctgtgtgtgtatatatatatgtgtacattgagatgtataggtatgtatatttgcgtgtgtggacgtgcatgtatataaattgtgtatgggggtgggttgggccatttctttcgtctgtttccttgcgctacctcgcaaacgcgggagacagcgacaaagcaaaataaataatataataaataagttgttttttcatttgattgtttagattttcctaaaataacgtacaaaggggaaaggggagctgACAGTACTTTATGAATAGTATCACTGCAGTCCACTTGGTGGTCTGGCACATATTTTCAAACCCTATATCTTTCCTGTATTtctgtttttctcttttcctataaTTGTTTTCCCTCAAATgcttttctcctctaactttcCCATTACAGTACTCTACTCTTCCTTGTCTATACTTGCTGAGGTAACCCTATATTTATCAGATATCTTGAGTGCATTGTGGAAATTAGTGTAAGGTAATTCACTTAGCTAAGAACAAGTCAACGCGCCTAATTACTCGGCAATGTTTCAAGCACGGCTCTTAGGTCTTCACCAACTGAAGGTGAGTGTATGGTTGGCTGCTAAAATATCATGAAATAATGCTGTTCTTGCCACCTAACTTTAAATACATTACACATCTTATGGTCTTTTTCCATTCATCACTATACACATCCCATATA is from Panulirus ornatus isolate Po-2019 chromosome 57, ASM3632096v1, whole genome shotgun sequence and encodes:
- the LOC139766404 gene encoding uncharacterized protein isoform X8, with product MSQRLPDSPFRETEWDQRLDRMLDDLKTTVGNDSEMTSPEVQADSTLVTSFRTSSYDVRPEESFLEIFRSSSRNEGRSSSHPGQVEEGGHVRHTRQEYTTPDTKTHVVTEQYEYDTGDTSKAKHYQKKIMKSTYSTYNTMSAGSLEDPNPPGVKHSPPEPSPQPGTRVISASQKVANKLVDALASIEDVAPVEDSTFMEDISDAVPFEGEALTEDTQDVVQSVIPEPADPAVALTQATVEACSLSTSNTSHTSQVIHTKRTIESENCEASHQKVLKGDRSKDPTTTLTNGTTTASTQSNKYDGEDELIDDSKSGEVRRIVWRNRFEKTYETQDSSHPPTMSIEEESRRRHQVQHQQHQTSTSVSTTTSTLSSPKGPTSPQQNAQQAATVLLQRGPSSPRLPQLQCAVYWPGIGTVPNLSPGGQSWKEPIPLATPPQLSPREPGVAYIYTYGNTGGTGVQPLPPLNYVNVPGPQSVPPSEGAPSPTPSGQLQGQPIIYHYSYHYTIQPGQPLPEGAPPPPGGIISSSPPALQMAPATQHPPQSSHHTHIVQQSHTSTHSSHPGQSSQPSQPSQPGLPGQPGQPSQPGLPGEPSQGHPGQPGQPTQPGQLSPTGQPTLPGQPSTLINYNVHSVSSSTRSTSSTVKHDTSSVGYPGGPPGHDEPYGPQSPHSPGGPDGPLLPADDHYPSKPHGPESSNGPGSPIVPSGISSPGGPGGLSIPNGPAEPTQPGHPGHPGSISITINKTTTTHTTHSGGYPDGPNVPDGSSDVPPVTSTPYPSRGRSVSPEPHSPGSNVPQHVTYVTHVTRSSHSDSLDRVRRPKHETLPFPDTSPIRSSGDNKIPRRVDDLMNSFSDSEDGPTTPSHSPHRDPTDHEPLLPHNAQVSVRAEADAKAAAAAEAESKRELTKNKAGPPVYYPPGHELFHETMHTMTLKEGHRRGKAKWRMERASGYKESSSSSETKGGVAMVPVCLPLCCGAACVIM
- the LOC139766404 gene encoding uncharacterized protein isoform X9, with translation MKSTYSTYNTMSAGSLEDPNPPGVKHSPPEPSPQPGTRVISASQKVANKLVDALASIGGDGTHVPAPDSSESESVQTDTMKTSLTMSSDYSTLGRLRKNINELDSLLYSLEESQREKHVTSEVQEALISQTIQIDCEATDLPAKDGTSVEVETPAEDVVPVEDMNFVDVSAVENTVFATEDVAPVEDSTFMEDISDAVPFEGEALTEDTQDVVQSVIPEPADPAVALTQATVEACSLSTSNTSHTSQVIHTKRTIESENCEASHQKVLKGDRSKDPTTTLTNGTTTASTQSNKYDGEDELIDDSKSGEVRRIVWRNRFEKTYETQDSSHPPTMSIEEESRRRHQVQHQQHQTSTSVSTTTSTLSSPKGPTSPQQNAQQAATVLLQRGPSSPRLPQLQCAVYWPGIGTVPNLSPGGQSWKEPIPLATPPQLSPREPGVAYIYTYGNTGGTGVQPLPPLNYVNVPGPQSVPPSEGAPSPTPSGQLQGQPIIYHYSYHYTIQPGQPLPEGAPPPPGGIISSSPPALQMAPATQHPPQSSHHTHIVQQSHTSTHSSHPGQSSQPSQPSQPGLPGQPGQPSQPGLPGEPSQGHPGQPGQPTQPGQLSPTGQPTLPGQPSTLINYNVHSVSSSTRSTSSTVKHDTSSVGYPGGPPGHDEPYGPQSPHSPGGPDGPLLPADDHYPSKPHGPESSNGPGSPIVPSGISSPGGPGGLSIPNGPAEPTQPGHPGHPGSISITINKTTTTHTTHSGGYPDGPNVPDGSSDVPPVTSTPYPSRGRSVSPEPHSPGSNVPQHVTYVTHVTRSSHSDSLDRVRRPKHETLPFPDTSPIRSSGDNKIPRRVDDLMNSFSDSEDGPTTPSHSPHRDPTDHEPLLPHNAQVSVRAEADAKAAAAAEAESKRELTKNKAGPPVYYPPGHELFHETMHTMTLKEGHRRGKAKWRMERASGYKESSSSSETKGGVAMVPVCLPLCCGAACVIM
- the LOC139766404 gene encoding uncharacterized protein isoform X10; translation: MSQRLPDSPFRETEWDQRLDRMLDDLKTTVGNDSEMTSPEVQADSTLVTSFRTSSYDVRPEESFLEIFRSSSRNEGRSSSHPGQVEEGGHVRHTRQEYTTPDTKTHVVTEQYEYDTGDTSKAKHYQKKIMKSTYSTYNTMSAGSLEDPNPPGVKHSPPEPSPQPGTREDVAPVEDSTFMEDISDAVPFEGEALTEDTQDVVQSVIPEPADPAVALTQATVEACSLSTSNTSHTSQVIHTKRTIESENCEASHQKVLKGDRSKDPTTTLTNGTTTASTQSNKYDGEDELIDDSKSGEVRRIVWRNRFEKTYETQDSSHPPTMSIEEESRRRHQVQHQQHQTSTSVSTTTSTLSSPKGPTSPQQNAQQAATVLLQRGPSSPRLPQLQCAVYWPGIGTVPNLSPGGQSWKEPIPLATPPQLSPREPGVAYIYTYGNTGGTGVQPLPPLNYVNVPGPQSVPPSEGAPSPTPSGQLQGQPIIYHYSYHYTIQPGQPLPEGAPPPPGGIISSSPPALQMAPATQHPPQSSHHTHIVQQSHTSTHSSHPGQSSQPSQPSQPGLPGQPGQPSQPGLPGEPSQGHPGQPGQPTQPGQLSPTGQPTLPGQPSTLINYNVHSVSSSTRSTSSTVKHDTSSVGYPGGPPGHDEPYGPQSPHSPGGPDGPLLPADDHYPSKPHGPESSNGPGSPIVPSGISSPGGPGGLSIPNGPAEPTQPGHPGHPGSISITINKTTTTHTTHSGGYPDGPNVPDGSSDVPPVTSTPYPSRGRSVSPEPHSPGSNVPQHVTYVTHVTRSSHSDSLDRVRRPKHETLPFPDTSPIRSSGDNKIPRRVDDLMNSFSDSEDGPTTPSHSPHRDPTDHEPLLPHNAQVSVRAEADAKAAAAAEAESKRELTKNKAGPPVYYPPGHELFHETMHTMTLKEGHRRGKAKWRMERASGYKESSSSSETKGGVAMVPVCLPLCCGAACVIM
- the LOC139766404 gene encoding uncharacterized protein isoform X11; the encoded protein is MSQRLPDSPFRETEWDQRLDRMLDDLKTTVGNDSEMTSPEVQADSTLVTSFRTSSYDVRPEESFLEIFRSSSRNEGRSSSHPGQVEEGGHVRHTRQEYTTPDTKTHVVTEQYEYDTGDTSKAKHYQKKIMKSTYSTYNTMSAGSLEDPNPPGVKHSPPEPSPQPGTRVISASQKVANKLVDALASIGKDPTTTLTNGTTTASTQSNKYDGEDELIDDSKSGEVRRIVWRNRFEKTYETQDSSHPPTMSIEEESRRRHQVQHQQHQTSTSVSTTTSTLSSPKGPTSPQQNAQQAATVLLQRGPSSPRLPQLQCAVYWPGIGTVPNLSPGGQSWKEPIPLATPPQLSPREPGVAYIYTYGNTGGTGVQPLPPLNYVNVPGPQSVPPSEGAPSPTPSGQLQGQPIIYHYSYHYTIQPGQPLPEGAPPPPGGIISSSPPALQMAPATQHPPQSSHHTHIVQQSHTSTHSSHPGQSSQPSQPSQPGLPGQPGQPSQPGLPGEPSQGHPGQPGQPTQPGQLSPTGQPTLPGQPSTLINYNVHSVSSSTRSTSSTVKHDTSSVGYPGGPPGHDEPYGPQSPHSPGGPDGPLLPADDHYPSKPHGPESSNGPGSPIVPSGISSPGGPGGLSIPNGPAEPTQPGHPGHPGSISITINKTTTTHTTHSGGYPDGPNVPDGSSDVPPVTSTPYPSRGRSVSPEPHSPGSNVPQHVTYVTHVTRSSHSDSLDRVRRPKHETLPFPDTSPIRSSGDNKIPRRVDDLMNSFSDSEDGPTTPSHSPHRDPTDHEPLLPHNAQVSVRAEADAKAAAAAEAESKRELTKNKAGPPVYYPPGHELFHETMHTMTLKEGHRRGKAKWRMERASGYKESSSSSETKGGVAMVPVCLPLCCGAACVIM